One Mycolicibacterium pulveris genomic region harbors:
- a CDS encoding DUF3263 domain-containing protein, producing MDGAIARTEQSGDVSDSSDGLTRREHDILAFERQWWKYAGSKEDAIKELFSMSATRYYQVLNALVDRPEALAADPMLVKRLRRLRASRQKARAARRLGFDVT from the coding sequence ATGGACGGCGCGATCGCGCGGACTGAGCAATCCGGGGACGTCTCTGATTCCAGCGATGGGCTGACCCGCCGAGAGCACGATATTTTGGCGTTCGAACGCCAGTGGTGGAAGTACGCCGGCTCCAAGGAAGACGCCATCAAAGAGCTGTTCTCGATGTCGGCCACCCGCTACTACCAGGTGCTGAATGCGCTGGTCGACAGGCCTGAGGCGCTGGCAGCCGATCCGATGCTGGTCAAGCGGTTGCGCCGGCTGCGGGCCAGCAGGCAGAAGGCGCGTGCGGCACGACGGCTCGGCTTCGACGTCACCTGA
- a CDS encoding peptide deformylase has protein sequence MAVVPIRIVGDPVLHTPTEPVTVNEDGSLPEEIRELIQDMYDTMDAANGVGLAANQIGVSKRVFVYDCADARGQTTRRRGVVVNPVLETSEVPETMPDPEDDDEGCLSVPGESFPTGRADWARVTGLDADGNPITVEGTGLFARMLQHETGHLDGFLYLDRLIGRHARAAKRAVKAHGWGVPGLSWMPGEDPDPFGH, from the coding sequence GTGGCCGTCGTACCAATCCGCATCGTAGGAGATCCCGTCCTGCACACCCCGACCGAACCGGTGACCGTCAACGAGGACGGCTCGCTGCCCGAGGAGATCCGCGAGCTGATCCAGGACATGTACGACACCATGGACGCCGCCAACGGCGTTGGCTTGGCGGCCAATCAGATCGGCGTCTCCAAACGCGTGTTCGTCTACGACTGCGCGGACGCACGGGGCCAGACGACTCGTCGCCGCGGCGTGGTCGTCAACCCGGTGCTGGAGACCTCCGAGGTGCCCGAGACCATGCCCGATCCGGAGGACGACGACGAGGGCTGCCTTTCGGTGCCGGGTGAGTCGTTTCCGACCGGCCGGGCCGACTGGGCCAGGGTGACCGGGCTGGATGCCGACGGCAACCCGATCACGGTGGAGGGCACCGGCCTGTTCGCGCGGATGCTGCAGCACGAGACGGGCCATTTGGACGGGTTCTTGTACCTGGACCGGTTGATCGGCAGGCACGCCCGCGCCGCCAAGCGGGCGGTGAAAGCGCACGGGTGGGGCGTGCCGGGGCTGTCGTGGATGCCCGGCGAGGATCCGGACCCGTTCGGGCACTGA
- a CDS encoding N-acetylglutamate synthase, CG3035 family: protein MTWPAVGKRVVIRYRLPAGSDPPLSDVIGHLLAVGQTLTVRTKTGDIVVVPAADVMVIRELPPATIRTADIRKLEHAAALAWPGVEQQWVEGWFLRAADGHTHRGNSAVPLGFDATASALPAIVEWYSARGLTPWLSIPDRLFRLAEAPPHLETVALARDLDTAEEPDAMVRLTPTPGDDWLRLYERDVPVEVLTSIVDGEVVFASIDDAAVARGAVTTTIDGGRWVGISALRVTDAERRRGHARRLCSALLSWGVEHGASHAYAQALTDNGPGRSLFAALGFLEHHRSRYVRADTLGMSR from the coding sequence ATGACCTGGCCCGCGGTGGGGAAGCGGGTGGTGATCCGCTATCGCCTGCCCGCCGGATCCGATCCGCCCCTGAGCGACGTGATCGGGCACCTGCTCGCGGTGGGCCAGACGTTGACCGTGCGCACGAAAACCGGTGACATCGTGGTCGTCCCGGCCGCGGACGTGATGGTCATCCGGGAACTGCCGCCGGCCACCATCCGCACCGCCGACATTCGCAAGCTCGAGCACGCGGCGGCGCTGGCCTGGCCGGGCGTCGAGCAGCAGTGGGTCGAGGGGTGGTTCCTGCGCGCCGCCGACGGTCACACCCACCGCGGCAATTCGGCTGTGCCGCTGGGTTTCGACGCCACCGCGTCGGCGCTGCCCGCCATCGTCGAGTGGTACTCCGCGCGTGGCCTGACCCCGTGGCTTTCGATTCCCGATCGGCTGTTCCGGCTCGCCGAGGCCCCGCCGCACCTCGAAACCGTCGCGCTGGCACGCGATCTCGACACCGCCGAAGAACCCGATGCGATGGTGCGGTTGACCCCCACCCCCGGCGACGACTGGCTTCGGCTGTATGAGCGCGACGTGCCCGTCGAGGTACTGACCTCCATTGTGGACGGCGAGGTGGTGTTCGCCTCGATCGACGATGCGGCCGTGGCCCGGGGCGCGGTGACGACGACGATCGACGGCGGTCGGTGGGTGGGCATCTCGGCCTTGCGGGTGACCGACGCGGAGCGCCGACGCGGGCACGCGCGCAGGCTGTGTTCGGCGCTGCTGTCCTGGGGGGTGGAGCACGGTGCGTCCCACGCGTACGCGCAGGCGCTGACCGACAACGGGCCCGGCAGGAGTCTTTTCGCGGCGCTCGGCTTCCTCGAGCACCATCGCTCGCGTTATGTCCGCGCGGACACCCTTGGCATGTCCCGCTAG
- a CDS encoding CDGP domain-containing protein: MRRCIAGAAAVLLIAAGSMASAPPATAGCLYGGQFISKCDGPVQPDGTWERCVGVTRWVPSGLSSHLVPEKRCGLMGPGRHTADLAFADPPTHIGP; the protein is encoded by the coding sequence ATGAGGCGCTGCATCGCCGGAGCCGCCGCCGTGCTGCTGATCGCGGCGGGGTCGATGGCGTCGGCGCCCCCGGCCACCGCCGGCTGCCTCTACGGCGGTCAGTTCATCAGCAAGTGCGACGGACCCGTCCAGCCCGACGGCACGTGGGAACGCTGCGTGGGGGTCACCCGGTGGGTTCCGAGCGGGTTGAGCTCGCACCTGGTGCCCGAGAAGCGCTGCGGGCTGATGGGCCCGGGCCGGCACACCGCGGACCTCGCCTTCGCCGATCCGCCGACACACATCGGTCCCTGA
- a CDS encoding exodeoxyribonuclease III, with translation MRLATWNVNSIRARVDRVVDWLERGNVDVLAMQETKCSDEQFPVMPFLAAGYEVVHCGFNQWNGVAIASRVGIADVQVGFEGQPTWSDKPDVEAAAEARALGATCDGVRVWSLYVPNGRTVGSPHYVYKLEWLAALRNAAEKWLSEDPSAQIALAGDWNIAPTDEDVWSVEFYQGSTHVTEPERAAFNAIVDAQFTDLVRPFAPGPQVYTYWDYTQLRFPKNRGMRIDFILGSPALAARVVHGEIVREERKGKAPSDHAPVLIELA, from the coding sequence ATGCGGCTGGCGACCTGGAATGTGAACTCGATCCGTGCCCGGGTCGACCGCGTCGTGGACTGGCTGGAGCGCGGCAACGTCGACGTGCTGGCCATGCAGGAGACCAAGTGCTCCGACGAACAGTTTCCGGTGATGCCGTTTCTCGCCGCCGGCTACGAGGTGGTGCACTGCGGGTTCAACCAGTGGAACGGCGTCGCGATCGCGTCACGCGTCGGCATCGCCGATGTACAGGTCGGGTTCGAGGGCCAGCCGACATGGTCCGACAAGCCCGACGTCGAGGCGGCCGCAGAAGCCCGCGCGCTCGGGGCGACGTGTGACGGCGTGCGGGTGTGGAGCCTGTACGTGCCCAACGGTCGCACCGTCGGTTCGCCGCACTACGTGTACAAGCTGGAATGGCTTGCCGCGCTTCGTAACGCGGCAGAAAAATGGCTCTCCGAGGATCCGTCCGCACAGATCGCACTCGCGGGCGACTGGAACATCGCCCCCACCGACGAGGACGTGTGGAGCGTCGAGTTCTATCAAGGCAGCACCCACGTCACCGAGCCCGAACGCGCGGCGTTCAACGCCATCGTCGACGCCCAGTTCACCGATCTGGTAAGGCCTTTCGCACCGGGTCCACAGGTCTACACCTACTGGGACTACACGCAGCTGCGGTTCCCCAAGAATCGCGGGATGCGCATCGACTTCATCCTCGGCTCGCCCGCGCTGGCCGCGCGCGTCGTGCACGGCGAGATCGTGCGCGAGGAACGCAAGGGCAAGGCGCCCAGCGACCACGCCCCGGTGCTCATCGAGTTGGCCTGA